A region from the Ciconia boyciana chromosome 1, ASM3463844v1, whole genome shotgun sequence genome encodes:
- the LPAR6 gene encoding LOW QUALITY PROTEIN: lysophosphatidic acid receptor 6 (The sequence of the model RefSeq protein was modified relative to this genomic sequence to represent the inferred CDS: inserted 1 base in 1 codon), protein MVSSNCSTEDSFKYTLYGCFFSMVFVLGLIANCVAIYIFTCTLKMRNETTTYMLNLAISDLLFVFTLPFRIYYFVARNWPFGDILCKISVTLFYTNMYGSILFLTCISVDRFLAIVHPFRSKTLRTKRNAKIVCAAVWITVLAGSTPASFFRSTNRRNNTEQRTCFENFSEDTWKTYLSRIVIFIEIVGFFIPLILNVTCSTMVLRTLNKPLTLSRNKLSKKKVLKMIFVHLVIFCFCFVPYNITLILYSLMRTQTWINCSVVTAVRTMYPITLCIAVSNCCFDPIVYYFTSDTXSKFDKKEPVHETTGHEILRKASFRKLHSAQPSDHKNENI, encoded by the exons ATGGTAAGCTCTAATTGTTCCACTGAGGACTCCTTTAAATATACTTTATATGGGTGTTTCTTTAGTATGGTGTTTGTTCTTGGCCTCATAGCAAACTGTGTTGCTATCTACATTTTTACTTGTACATTAAAAATGCGAAACGAGACTACAACTTACATGCTTAATTTAGCAATATCGGATCTGCTTTTTGTGTTTACGTTACCCTTCAGGATTTATTACTTTGTAGCGAGAAACTGGCCATTTGGAGACATTCTTTGCAAGATTTCTGTCACCCTCTTTTATACAAACATGTATGggagcattttatttctgacttgCATAAGCGTAGATCGCTTTTTAGCTATAGTACACCCCTTTCGATCTAAGACTCTCCGAACCAAAAGGAACGCAAAAATCGTCTGCGCTGCAGTATGGATAACTGTGTTAGCAGGCAGCACACCAGCAAGCTTTTTCCGGTCTACAAACCGCCGTAATAATACTGAACAAAGAACgtgttttgaaaacttttcagaGGACACATGGAAAACCTACCTATCCCGGATTGTTATCTTCATTGAaatagttgggttttttattccACTCATCTTGAATGTGACCTGCTCTACTATGGTCTTACGGACTTTGAATAAACCGCTTACATTAAGTCGGAATAAATTAAGCAAGAAAAAGGTACTCAAAATGATTTTTGTCCATTTGGTGatattctgcttctgctttgtgcCTTATAACATCACCTTAATACTTTACTCCCTTATGAGAACACAGACCTGGATTAATTGTTCAGTGGTAACTGCAGTCAGGACTATGTACCCTATCACTCTGTGCATTGCTGTTTCAAACTGCTGTTTTGACCCTATAGTCTATTACTTTACATCAGATA ATTCAAAATTCGATAAAAAAGAACCGGTCCACGAGACCACGGGACACGAGATTCTCCGAAAGGCCAGTTTCAGAAAGCTTCATTCAGCACAGCCTTCAgaccataaaaatgaaaatatttga